From the Lolium rigidum isolate FL_2022 chromosome 2, APGP_CSIRO_Lrig_0.1, whole genome shotgun sequence genome, one window contains:
- the LOC124686472 gene encoding protein G1-like1 gives MDMTGVAVADSPSSVVGGTSSALGAPRPSRYESQKRRDWQTFGQYLRNHRPPLELARCSGAHVLEFLRYLDQFGKTKVHAAGCPFFGHPSPPAPCPCPLKQAWGSLDALVGRLRAAFEEHGGRQEANPFGARAVRLYLRDVRDSQAKARGIAYEKKRRKRNPASKQKTRQGQEEAQVEVVRHCGMVDHPTAHAQYLFPMHSQYLFQGHFLAPAPDGDPAGALEGGVVHGGGEDIVMVMAAAAAAAEAHAAGCMMPLPLSVFN, from the coding sequence atggacaTGACCGGTGTGGCCGTGGCGGACAGCCCTAGCAGCGTCGTCGGAGGAACGTCGTCCGCGTTGGGGGCGCCGCGGCCGAGCAGGTACGAGTCGCAGAAGCGACGTGACTGGCAGACGTTCGGGCAGTACCTGCGGAACCACCGGCCGCCGCTAGAGCTTGCCCGGTGCAGCGGCGCGCATGTCCTGGAGTTTCTACGCTACCTCGACCAGTTCGGCAAGACCAAGGTGCACGCGGCGGGGTGCCCCTTCTTCGGCCACCCCTCGCCGCCTGCGCCATGCCCGTGCCCGCTGAAGCAAGCGTGGGGCAGCCTTGACGCGCTGGTGGGccgcctccgcgccgccttcGAGGAGCACGGCGGCCGCCAGGAGGCCAATCCGTTCGGCGCGCGCGCCGTTAGGCTCTACCTCCGCGACGTCCGTGACAGCCAGGCCAAGGCGCGCGGCATCGCCTACGAGAAGAAGCGACGGAAGAGGAATCCGGCGTCGAAGCAGAAGACACGGCAGGGGCAGGAGGAGGCGCAGGTCGAGGTGGTGAGGCACTGTGGCATGGTGGATCACCCGACGGCGCACGCGCAGTACCTGTTCCCTATGCATTCGCAGTACCTGTTCCAGGGCCACTTCCTGGCGCCGGCTCCGGACGGGGATCCCGCCGGAGCGCTGGAGGGCGGCGTGGTTCACGGCGGAGGGGAGGACATCGTGAtggtcatggcggcggcggccgccgccgccgaggctcACGCGGCGGGTTGCATGATGCCGCTGCCGCTCTCCGTGTTCAACTAG